The following coding sequences are from one bacterium window:
- a CDS encoding ketoacyl-ACP synthase III: MTNYPVITGLGFSVPSQVWDNHRLEKMVDTSDEWIRSRTGIVTRCIAEDHETTATLASEAALKALEKAGREPVDIDVIIIATMSPEMPFPATACFVQESIGAKNASAFDISAACTGFIYGLAVASAMISSGAARNILVIGAEVLSRVIDWTDRDTCVLFGDGAGAAVVSNEGGGGRIIDCMIHSDGSNADLLYMPGGGSRFPASEETVRNRMHYLKMTGQGLYKVASVSMAEAVYNILKRNNLTVDDMDLLIPHQANGRIIQTTAKKLEMPPEKAYVNIDKYGNTSAATIPIAMTEARNEGLLGEGKNVVLVAFGSGMTWGSALLKY, translated from the coding sequence ATGACTAATTACCCTGTAATCACCGGCCTTGGATTTTCCGTTCCGTCCCAGGTGTGGGATAACCATCGCCTCGAAAAAATGGTTGATACCTCGGATGAATGGATCAGATCACGAACCGGAATCGTAACACGCTGCATCGCGGAAGACCACGAAACAACTGCCACGCTCGCATCGGAAGCCGCACTGAAAGCGCTCGAAAAAGCCGGCCGGGAACCGGTTGACATCGATGTCATCATCATTGCGACCATGAGTCCCGAAATGCCGTTTCCCGCTACTGCATGTTTTGTTCAGGAAAGTATCGGCGCTAAAAATGCGTCCGCGTTCGACATATCTGCTGCCTGTACAGGCTTTATTTATGGTCTTGCCGTTGCATCCGCGATGATTTCGTCAGGTGCCGCGCGAAATATTCTCGTTATCGGCGCCGAGGTTCTTTCACGGGTTATCGACTGGACTGACCGCGATACGTGCGTGCTTTTTGGCGATGGCGCCGGAGCAGCGGTTGTGTCAAACGAAGGCGGGGGCGGCAGAATTATCGACTGCATGATTCATTCCGATGGCTCGAACGCCGATCTTCTCTATATGCCGGGCGGTGGTTCACGCTTTCCGGCAAGCGAGGAAACGGTCCGTAACAGGATGCATTACCTCAAAATGACCGGTCAGGGGCTCTATAAGGTGGCAAGCGTGTCGATGGCCGAAGCGGTGTATAATATTCTGAAACGGAACAATCTCACGGTTGACGATATGGATCTCTTGATTCCTCATCAGGCGAATGGCCGTATAATCCAGACAACTGCAAAAAAGCTTGAAATGCCTCCTGAAAAAGCGTACGTTAATATTGATAAATATGGTAACACATCCGCTGCAACCATCCCGATTGCAATGACCGAGGCCCGGAATGAGGGATTGCTCGGAGAAGGTAAGAATGTTGTTCTTGTGGCGTTCGGCAGCGGTATGACCTGGGGGTCGGCGCTGTTAAAGTACTGA
- the fabD gene encoding ACP S-malonyltransferase, translating into MNKTAFLYPGQGSQTVGMGVSLISSFPEAADVFEQASSLAGYDMAALCSGGPVEKLSRTLYTQPALYTVEAAITGILLSGGTEPAAVAGHSLGEFSAWFAAGVYDFGDGFRLVSERARLMDSADPEGNGTMCAVIGLSAEVVADICSGIDGTVVVANYNSPLQQVISGEKKAVENAGMVLKEHGAKRVLPLNVSGAFHSPLMEKARDSFSESVDTAAVTDARIPVYANVTAAPVTSADQIRQLMVRQMTSPVRWTETVQAMIRDGIEEVYEIGPGNVLAGLIKRIDESLTVRSISDADSLRGIL; encoded by the coding sequence ATGAATAAAACTGCATTTTTATATCCCGGACAGGGTTCACAGACAGTCGGTATGGGAGTTTCTCTCATATCGTCGTTTCCTGAAGCGGCGGATGTCTTTGAACAGGCTTCCAGCCTTGCCGGATATGACATGGCGGCGCTCTGTTCCGGGGGGCCGGTTGAAAAACTCTCCCGAACCCTCTATACTCAGCCGGCGCTTTATACGGTCGAGGCAGCCATCACCGGTATTCTTCTTTCAGGCGGAACCGAGCCTGCCGCGGTCGCGGGTCATAGTCTCGGCGAGTTCAGCGCCTGGTTTGCGGCGGGTGTGTACGATTTCGGGGATGGTTTCAGGCTTGTCTCGGAAAGAGCACGGCTCATGGACAGCGCCGATCCCGAAGGAAACGGCACCATGTGCGCTGTTATCGGACTGTCCGCCGAAGTCGTGGCGGACATATGCTCCGGTATCGATGGCACCGTTGTGGTCGCAAATTATAATTCTCCGCTCCAGCAGGTTATTTCGGGAGAAAAGAAAGCGGTCGAAAATGCCGGTATGGTTCTTAAAGAACATGGCGCGAAACGCGTGCTTCCCCTGAATGTGAGCGGCGCGTTTCATTCCCCGCTTATGGAAAAAGCCCGGGATAGTTTTTCGGAATCGGTCGATACGGCCGCTGTCACCGATGCACGTATTCCGGTCTATGCCAATGTCACCGCCGCTCCGGTGACATCTGCCGATCAGATACGGCAGCTCATGGTGCGTCAGATGACTTCTCCGGTCAGATGGACTGAGACGGTTCAGGCCATGATACGGGATGGGATTGAAGAAGTGTATGAAATCGGCCCGGGAAACGTTCTTGCCGGTCTGATTAAGCGGATCGACGAGTCGTTGACGGTTCGATCAATATCCGATGCGGACAGCCTCAGGGGGATTTTATGA
- the fabG gene encoding 3-oxoacyl-[acyl-carrier-protein] reductase, with protein sequence MKRLEGKTALITGGAQGIGMVIAQRFVSEGAQIALCDINPETAERTAQVLSGEGGIVKAFVMNVANEESVNSAIKSIADEFGKIDILINNAGITRDNLMLRMKTEDWNAVISVNLTGTFLVSRAVIKMMLKAHYGRIINIASVVGVVGNPGQVNYSASKAGIIGMTKTMAKEFASRSVTVNAIAPGFIQTEMTEHLPQEAKDAFLTVIPLNRPGLPEDVAGAAVFLASDDAAYITGQVICVDGGMVM encoded by the coding sequence ATGAAACGTCTTGAAGGGAAAACAGCACTTATAACCGGAGGCGCACAGGGTATCGGAATGGTTATCGCACAGCGGTTTGTTTCGGAGGGCGCCCAGATCGCCCTGTGCGATATCAATCCGGAAACAGCGGAGCGCACTGCACAGGTTCTTTCCGGGGAAGGTGGTATAGTCAAGGCATTTGTCATGAATGTCGCCAATGAAGAGAGTGTAAACAGTGCCATAAAAAGTATTGCGGATGAATTCGGAAAAATCGATATTCTGATTAATAATGCCGGCATCACCCGTGACAATCTGATGCTCAGGATGAAAACAGAGGACTGGAATGCGGTTATTTCGGTTAATCTTACCGGGACTTTTCTGGTTTCGAGAGCAGTAATAAAAATGATGCTGAAAGCTCATTATGGCCGTATAATAAATATTGCCTCGGTCGTCGGTGTGGTAGGCAATCCCGGCCAGGTGAATTACTCGGCTTCCAAGGCCGGAATAATCGGCATGACGAAAACCATGGCAAAAGAATTCGCATCGCGGTCTGTCACAGTGAACGCTATCGCCCCCGGTTTCATACAGACGGAGATGACCGAACATCTGCCGCAGGAAGCAAAGGATGCATTCCTCACGGTTATACCTCTCAACAGGCCGGGGTTGCCCGAGGATGTGGCCGGAGCCGCTGTTTTCCTTGCATCCGATGATGCTGCGTATATAACAGGCCAGGTTATATGTGTCGATGGCGGCATGGTAATGTGA
- a CDS encoding acyl carrier protein: MNLEERVKNLVISQLGVDAGKVTKDSSFIDDLGADSLDTVELVMAFEEEFDMEISDDEAQRLKTVGDVITYLTSKGIE, encoded by the coding sequence ATGAATCTGGAAGAAAGAGTTAAAAATCTCGTGATTTCTCAGCTCGGTGTCGATGCTGGCAAGGTGACAAAAGATTCGTCGTTTATCGATGATCTGGGAGCAGATTCCCTTGATACCGTAGAGTTGGTCATGGCTTTCGAGGAAGAATTCGATATGGAAATTTCCGATGACGAGGCCCAGAGACTCAAAACGGTCGGTGATGTTATCACCTATCTGACAAGCAAAGGTATTGAATAA
- the fabF gene encoding beta-ketoacyl-ACP synthase II, with protein sequence MGNERRVVVTGLGVITPVGNNVGDFWKALIEGRSGITTITKFDTTDFKTRIAGEIKDFNPESVIEARETRRMDSFTQYALYASFEAVKSSRLDFDNEDPFRIGVIVGSGIGGINILEKTVETYLTKGPSRVSAFYIAGMITDIAPGYIAMRYGLRGPNYTTTSACASGAHAIGESYNTIVRGDADVMITGGTEGAVSPTSLAGFINIQALSRRNDDPQRASRPFDVNRDGFVMGEGSGILVLEELEHAKKRGATIYAEMTGAGFTGDAYHVTAPHPDGIGAARAMEIAIEKSGMTKDDVDYINCHCPSTPAGDVAEVNAIKRAFGEKAYGLTLSSTKSMIGHLLGAAGAVELITTILTVKHGIVTPTINCENQDPECDLNCTPNKSVNKTVNFALSNSFGFGGHNATLAVKKYSE encoded by the coding sequence ATGGGAAATGAACGAAGAGTAGTTGTGACAGGTCTTGGCGTTATTACACCGGTTGGCAACAATGTTGGTGATTTCTGGAAGGCACTTATAGAGGGCAGAAGCGGCATCACGACTATTACCAAGTTTGATACCACCGATTTTAAAACACGTATCGCGGGCGAGATCAAGGATTTCAATCCTGAATCCGTTATCGAAGCCCGTGAAACCCGGCGCATGGATTCGTTCACCCAGTATGCATTGTATGCTTCATTTGAAGCAGTAAAAAGCAGCAGACTTGATTTCGATAACGAGGACCCCTTCCGTATCGGTGTGATCGTCGGTTCCGGAATCGGTGGAATCAATATTCTCGAAAAAACGGTTGAAACATACCTGACCAAGGGACCATCACGGGTATCCGCGTTTTACATTGCGGGCATGATAACCGATATCGCGCCGGGATACATTGCCATGCGGTATGGTTTGAGGGGCCCGAATTACACGACTACATCGGCATGCGCCTCGGGGGCTCATGCTATCGGCGAATCGTATAATACCATCGTTCGCGGGGATGCGGATGTCATGATAACCGGTGGCACCGAAGGCGCTGTTTCACCGACCTCTCTTGCGGGCTTTATCAACATCCAGGCTCTCTCGCGGCGGAATGACGATCCCCAGAGGGCATCGAGACCATTCGATGTGAACAGGGACGGCTTTGTCATGGGCGAAGGCTCAGGTATACTTGTTCTCGAGGAGCTCGAACATGCTAAAAAACGGGGTGCGACGATTTACGCCGAAATGACCGGCGCGGGTTTTACTGGTGATGCATATCATGTTACCGCTCCGCACCCGGATGGTATCGGCGCTGCCCGTGCGATGGAGATAGCTATTGAGAAATCGGGTATGACCAAAGATGATGTTGACTATATCAACTGCCATTGCCCGTCGACACCCGCCGGTGATGTAGCCGAGGTCAATGCCATCAAACGCGCCTTCGGAGAAAAAGCATATGGATTGACGCTTTCCTCCACTAAATCGATGATCGGGCATCTTCTCGGAGCGGCTGGCGCTGTCGAATTGATCACCACGATTCTTACGGTTAAGCATGGAATAGTGACACCGACGATTAATTGTGAGAATCAGGACCCGGAGTGTGATCTGAATTGCACACCGAACAAATCTGTTAATAAAACGGTGAATTTTGCGCTGTCAAATTCATTCGGATTTGGCGGTCATAATGCCACACTTGCTGTCAAAAAGTATTCTGAATAA
- the rnc gene encoding ribonuclease III: MGMMWWLKRLFRRDRLPFNIEAVESAIGYHFVDTSLLYISLKHRSYSQAIDGNVDLSNERLEFLGDSVLNMIVSHFLFMMNPSFQEGELTKLKSALVSKTSAAVIGKRIGLDRFILLSDSEEGSGGRKRISLIADTYEAIIGAIYLDGGIEASRAFIRTTMLDEIDYVLGEVQKNYKSLLLEYTQAKKLGHPVYKTVSAEGPDHDKMFTVEVFIKDRSYGIGKGKNKKSAQQKAAEAGLAHLMKRSRKTE; encoded by the coding sequence ATGGGTATGATGTGGTGGCTGAAAAGACTGTTCAGACGTGACAGGCTGCCGTTCAACATTGAAGCTGTCGAGTCGGCTATCGGGTATCATTTTGTCGATACGTCCCTTCTTTACATAAGCCTGAAACACCGGTCATATTCCCAGGCCATTGACGGGAATGTCGATCTTTCGAATGAGCGGCTCGAGTTTTTAGGGGATTCCGTTCTGAACATGATCGTATCGCACTTTCTGTTTATGATGAACCCTTCATTTCAGGAAGGCGAGCTGACCAAGCTGAAAAGCGCCCTTGTGAGTAAAACATCGGCGGCTGTTATCGGGAAAAGGATAGGCCTTGACCGGTTTATCCTGCTCAGCGATTCCGAGGAGGGCTCGGGAGGCCGGAAACGAATCTCGTTGATCGCCGACACCTATGAAGCCATAATCGGCGCGATTTACCTCGATGGGGGAATCGAGGCATCGCGGGCGTTTATCAGAACCACCATGCTTGACGAAATTGATTATGTGCTCGGAGAGGTGCAGAAGAACTACAAGAGCCTTCTTCTTGAATATACGCAGGCGAAGAAGCTCGGACACCCGGTTTACAAGACTGTTTCCGCCGAAGGCCCGGATCACGATAAAATGTTCACCGTTGAGGTATTCATCAAAGACCGTTCTTACGGTATCGGCAAGGGAAAAAATAAAAAATCGGCGCAGCAGAAAGCCGCAGAAGCGGGTCTTGCTCATCTTATGAAACGGAGCCGGAAAACGGAGTGA
- a CDS encoding acyl-CoA dehydrogenase family protein, with amino-acid sequence MDYLLNEDQKMIRDACREIAEEHIKPVRAKYDEDATFPWDIVEVLRQADIFGVCIPEEYGGFGGGALENVIVLEELSRGCGGIALAYGGTGLGTYPIVLFGSAEQKKRFLPDIAAGKRLAAFGLTEANAGSDVGGIETTAVKDGDHYILNGTKQWITNGGVAEIYSVFAITDRSKGPRGASAFIVEKDTPGFTFGKKENKMGIRASATSELVFQDCRVHKDNLIGREGMGFIIAMRVFDNSRPGIGAQAVGIAQSAFEEAIAFVKQREQFGKPVSSFQGVQFMLADMASKIEMSRALVYATARMIDSGAKDITLAAAMSKLIPADMAMEVTTDAVQLMGGSGYMKEYPVEKMMRDAKITQIYEGTNQIMRHVIGLELLKKY; translated from the coding sequence ATCGATTATCTGTTGAATGAAGACCAGAAAATGATTCGCGATGCGTGCCGTGAAATCGCCGAAGAACATATAAAGCCGGTCAGAGCCAAATATGACGAAGATGCAACGTTTCCCTGGGACATCGTGGAGGTCCTGAGGCAGGCCGATATTTTCGGGGTCTGTATTCCCGAGGAATACGGCGGATTTGGAGGCGGCGCACTTGAGAACGTGATCGTCCTCGAAGAGCTCTCCCGCGGCTGCGGCGGAATTGCGCTGGCGTATGGCGGCACGGGTCTCGGAACCTACCCGATCGTCCTGTTCGGCAGCGCTGAACAGAAAAAACGTTTTCTGCCCGATATCGCCGCCGGTAAACGGCTTGCGGCATTCGGACTTACCGAGGCAAATGCGGGGTCCGATGTCGGCGGGATCGAAACGACCGCTGTGAAGGACGGCGATCATTACATTCTCAACGGCACGAAGCAGTGGATAACGAACGGCGGTGTAGCCGAGATATACAGTGTATTCGCGATAACCGACAGGTCAAAAGGCCCCCGCGGCGCTTCCGCGTTCATTGTCGAAAAGGACACCCCCGGCTTCACGTTCGGGAAAAAAGAGAACAAGATGGGAATCCGGGCTTCCGCGACGAGCGAGCTCGTATTCCAGGACTGCCGTGTGCACAAGGACAATCTTATCGGGCGCGAAGGCATGGGCTTTATCATCGCGATGCGTGTGTTCGACAATTCGAGGCCCGGAATCGGGGCGCAGGCTGTCGGTATCGCCCAGTCGGCTTTCGAGGAAGCGATAGCCTTTGTCAAGCAGCGCGAACAGTTCGGCAAACCGGTCAGCTCCTTTCAGGGCGTGCAGTTCATGCTCGCTGACATGGCTTCGAAGATCGAGATGTCCCGCGCGCTCGTATATGCGACGGCCCGGATGATCGATTCGGGGGCAAAAGACATCACCCTCGCAGCGGCAATGAGCAAGCTCATTCCCGCGGACATGGCCATGGAGGTTACAACCGATGCGGTTCAGCTCATGGGCGGAAGCGGATACATGAAGGAGTACCCGGTTGAAAAGATGATGCGCGACGCCAAAATCACCCAGATATACGAGGGAACGAATCAGATCATGCGTCATGTCATCGGTCTCGAACTCCTTAAAAAATATTGA
- a CDS encoding lipoate--protein ligase family protein has protein sequence MTTQGTTWRFLDMEKGSAFFNMAFDEAVMHQVKCGASPPTFRVYGWAPPAITLGYSQPADEAVDFERCIGDGIDVTKRPTGGRAVYHDEEIAYAVVAPVDDPRFGGSIMESYSSVSRVLCDALNAVGVNASIESGRTGREAAPHAMHNPCFLSTSRYEITCGGKKIAGSAQRRFGTVFLQHGSILTGPGQEKIARYVRDHSLTEWLAEHVNEKSTFVKAHVDISFSDDMLRKSLLDAFSRAVDGDVAVAVPSREELSLAERLATEYYGSKGWILGYEKRTRV, from the coding sequence ATGACTACACAGGGAACAACATGGCGCTTTCTTGACATGGAAAAAGGAAGCGCCTTTTTTAATATGGCCTTTGATGAAGCTGTCATGCATCAGGTAAAATGCGGAGCTTCACCACCGACTTTCAGGGTTTACGGCTGGGCGCCTCCCGCCATCACTCTCGGCTATTCCCAGCCGGCTGACGAGGCGGTCGATTTTGAACGGTGTATCGGGGACGGCATCGATGTCACGAAGCGCCCGACCGGCGGCAGGGCCGTATATCACGATGAAGAGATCGCGTATGCAGTTGTCGCGCCCGTCGATGATCCCCGTTTCGGCGGCTCCATCATGGAAAGCTATAGTTCCGTCAGCCGTGTGCTCTGCGACGCTCTCAATGCGGTGGGAGTAAATGCATCGATCGAAAGCGGCAGAACCGGCCGTGAGGCGGCTCCCCATGCAATGCACAATCCCTGCTTCCTGAGCACTTCACGGTATGAGATCACCTGCGGCGGGAAAAAAATCGCCGGCAGCGCACAGCGGAGGTTCGGTACGGTTTTCCTTCAGCACGGCTCCATTCTTACCGGACCCGGGCAGGAAAAAATCGCCCGTTACGTACGGGATCATTCGCTTACCGAATGGCTCGCCGAACATGTTAATGAAAAGTCGACGTTTGTGAAAGCGCATGTCGATATATCATTTTCTGATGACATGCTCAGGAAGTCCCTTCTCGATGCGTTTTCCCGCGCGGTGGACGGCGATGTCGCTGTCGCTGTGCCCTCGCGGGAAGAGCTTTCACTGGCCGAACGTCTCGCAACGGAATATTATGGTTCGAAAGGATGGATTCTGGGATATGAAAAACGAACTCGTGTTTGA
- a CDS encoding glucose-6-phosphate isomerase, whose protein sequence is MKNELVFDFSNLTESKVGEQGIPDSLIDSSIKKARDVDADIERQYKNGGLPYRDLPAADIQPLIRYAGKALGHFENFINVGIGGSALGAQALVMALRHPFHNLLGDRKTNGMRMFFADNIDPDYLYGMLDVCEPRKTLYNIITKSGSTAETMGTFLLVKTALEKTVGASWRDHIVITTDHAKGDLRKIADSEHIDSFEVPDGVGGRFSVLTPVGLLPAACAGIDITGLLDGAAVMKKRLDSAGVMDNPVYLYSLYQYLLDTARGKRISVMMPYSNALYGLADWYRQLWAESLGKKVDLDGAVVNVGPTPVKALGVTDQHSQVQLYVEGPFDKVFTILAVGAFRQKLPMEPSYEKMSSLEYLGGRSMAELIEAERLGTVYALTSAQRPNMTITFPEVTPSTVGQFLYAFQTATVFSGGLYHINPLDQPGVEAGKIAAFALMGRPGYEAKAAEIRKGLGGDTRYVK, encoded by the coding sequence ATGAAAAACGAACTCGTGTTTGATTTTTCCAATCTCACCGAAAGTAAGGTCGGCGAGCAGGGTATTCCCGACAGTCTTATCGATTCGAGTATCAAAAAAGCCCGCGATGTGGATGCCGACATTGAGCGGCAGTATAAAAACGGCGGTCTTCCGTACCGCGATCTCCCCGCCGCTGATATTCAGCCACTGATCCGGTACGCCGGGAAAGCTCTGGGACATTTCGAGAATTTCATCAACGTCGGGATAGGAGGATCGGCTCTCGGCGCTCAGGCGCTTGTCATGGCGCTCCGTCACCCATTCCACAATCTGCTGGGAGACCGTAAAACAAACGGGATGCGAATGTTCTTCGCCGACAATATCGATCCCGATTACCTTTACGGCATGCTCGATGTCTGCGAACCCCGGAAAACGCTCTACAACATCATTACCAAGTCCGGCTCGACCGCCGAGACCATGGGAACGTTCCTCCTCGTGAAAACCGCCCTCGAAAAGACAGTCGGTGCCTCGTGGAGGGATCATATCGTCATCACGACCGACCATGCGAAGGGCGATCTCAGAAAAATCGCCGACAGCGAACATATCGATTCATTCGAGGTGCCGGACGGCGTCGGTGGACGCTTCTCGGTTCTGACCCCTGTGGGACTTCTTCCCGCTGCCTGCGCCGGTATCGACATTACCGGACTCCTCGACGGCGCCGCGGTGATGAAAAAACGTCTCGATTCCGCCGGTGTCATGGACAATCCCGTATACCTGTATTCCCTGTACCAGTACCTGCTCGACACCGCGCGGGGGAAGCGTATTTCGGTCATGATGCCGTATTCGAACGCGCTCTACGGTCTTGCGGACTGGTACCGTCAGCTCTGGGCGGAAAGCCTCGGGAAGAAGGTCGATCTGGACGGCGCCGTGGTTAATGTCGGTCCGACACCGGTCAAGGCGCTCGGTGTAACGGATCAGCATTCACAGGTGCAGCTCTATGTCGAGGGACCCTTCGACAAGGTGTTTACCATCCTTGCGGTCGGCGCGTTCAGACAGAAGCTTCCCATGGAGCCGTCGTACGAAAAAATGTCCTCGCTCGAGTACCTCGGGGGACGTTCCATGGCCGAGCTTATCGAAGCGGAGCGCCTCGGCACCGTGTACGCCCTCACATCGGCTCAGCGACCTAATATGACTATAACTTTTCCCGAAGTCACGCCGTCCACCGTCGGGCAATTTTTGTACGCGTTTCAGACGGCGACCGTGTTTTCGGGCGGATTGTACCATATCAACCCGCTCGACCAGCCGGGGGTTGAGGCCGGAAAAATCGCCGCGTTCGCGCTCATGGGACGTCCCGGATATGAAGCGAAAGCCGCCGAAATCAGGAAGGGACTCGGTGGGGATACACGGTATGTTAAGTAA
- a CDS encoding ABC transporter substrate-binding protein: MMKRLFLIIASIILVYLLVLMGALDRPEDSPRFHMKTPVPVDADTSKCNPGKYGGRVLIGALGDPKTFNPLVENESSSRDIIARLYASLTVRNNITQEIVPSLAYAWEFSDDNLELTFHMRRGALWSDGVPITAYDAEFSYTALYDSLVHSSYNDILRVNGQPFVAAAVDSFTFKVTIPSPMAPFLMWAGDVPILPKHILKPYLDKGTFDSAYNVSWPLDNLVSCGPYLVEKYESGVKTVLRRNPNYWRIDRNGNRLPYIERIIHVSFRSPETMLLKFQTGDLDMIEILNLADVPILERDAEKGDYKVLSLGPTLNQNMFWFNMNPGRDKSGKPFVEPYKLKWFTDVRWRKAMAHAVDRQGISATVFNGLAQPSYGPESPANKVWYNPNIIKYDYNLDKTRQYLDSMGLIDHDGDGIREDADGNPVEFTMITNTGNGQRDLIGNLIKDDLAKVGVRMNFNPIEFNTLAVKIDNEYDYDACLLGVGGGDPDPSSGQHMWLSSGRIHFWYPNQQKPATEWEARVDKLMNLQMTTLDRAQRKAYYDEVQYIISDEAPFIYLVTPQVFVAVKNKFRNLVPTILSHRLLWNIEEVWIE, from the coding sequence ATGATGAAACGCCTTTTCCTTATAATTGCATCGATCATACTCGTGTATCTGCTTGTACTTATGGGTGCTCTCGACCGCCCCGAGGACAGCCCGCGCTTCCACATGAAAACCCCGGTTCCCGTTGATGCGGATACCTCGAAGTGCAATCCGGGAAAATATGGCGGCCGTGTCCTGATCGGTGCGCTCGGCGACCCGAAGACTTTCAATCCTCTTGTAGAAAACGAATCGTCGAGCCGTGATATCATCGCGCGGTTGTATGCGTCGCTCACGGTACGGAATAACATCACGCAGGAGATCGTTCCGAGTCTCGCATATGCATGGGAGTTTTCGGATGATAATCTTGAACTGACCTTTCATATGCGCAGGGGAGCGCTCTGGAGCGACGGTGTTCCTATTACCGCATATGACGCTGAATTTTCATATACCGCCCTGTATGACTCCCTTGTTCACAGCAGTTACAACGATATTTTACGTGTCAACGGACAGCCGTTTGTCGCTGCTGCCGTTGATTCATTCACCTTTAAAGTCACTATTCCATCGCCGATGGCGCCGTTTCTCATGTGGGCGGGCGATGTGCCCATTCTCCCCAAACACATTCTGAAGCCCTATCTCGACAAGGGAACCTTCGACTCGGCATATAACGTGAGCTGGCCGCTCGATAATCTCGTTTCGTGCGGACCCTATCTCGTTGAAAAATACGAGTCCGGGGTGAAAACAGTCCTCCGCCGCAATCCGAACTACTGGCGTATCGACCGCAACGGCAACCGTCTGCCGTACATCGAGCGTATTATTCATGTCAGTTTCCGGAGTCCGGAAACCATGCTCCTCAAGTTCCAGACCGGCGATCTCGACATGATCGAGATATTGAATCTGGCGGATGTTCCCATCCTGGAGCGTGACGCCGAAAAGGGGGATTATAAGGTTCTCAGTCTCGGTCCCACGCTCAACCAGAACATGTTCTGGTTCAACATGAATCCGGGCAGGGACAAGAGCGGCAAGCCGTTTGTCGAACCCTACAAGCTCAAGTGGTTCACCGATGTCCGGTGGAGAAAGGCGATGGCGCATGCGGTCGACCGTCAGGGCATCTCGGCGACCGTGTTCAACGGTCTTGCCCAGCCGAGCTACGGCCCCGAATCTCCGGCAAACAAGGTCTGGTATAACCCGAACATTATCAAATACGATTACAACCTCGATAAAACGCGTCAGTACCTCGACAGCATGGGACTCATCGACCATGACGGCGACGGTATCCGCGAGGATGCGGACGGCAACCCGGTCGAATTCACCATGATAACCAATACGGGAAACGGCCAGCGTGACCTTATCGGAAACCTCATCAAGGACGATCTCGCGAAGGTAGGGGTCAGGATGAACTTCAATCCGATCGAATTCAATACGCTCGCCGTTAAAATCGACAACGAATATGATTACGATGCATGTCTGCTCGGAGTCGGCGGGGGCGATCCCGATCCGTCGAGCGGGCAGCATATGTGGCTTTCGAGCGGCCGCATACATTTCTGGTATCCGAACCAGCAGAAGCCGGCGACGGAGTGGGAAGCGCGGGTCGACAAGCTCATGAATCTCCAGATGACCACCCTTGACAGGGCTCAGCGAAAAGCGTATTATGACGAGGTTCAATACATTATTTCCGACGAAGCGCCTTTCATATACCTTGTCACTCCGCAGGTGTTCGTGGCGGTGAAAAACAAGTTCAGAAACCTGGTGCCGACCATTCTCTCGCACCGTCTCCTCTGGAATATCGAAGAAGTCTGGATAGAATAG